CACCGGTCCGGTGGCGGGGCGTTCGCCGTTCCCGGTCTCCGAGCGGAGTGGTCCCGAGTGCGGCAATGGGACATGTAGTTAGGCAAACTAGGCAATGGATGGGAGAGTGAGGCCATGCGATCCCACACCTCCCTGATGCAGCTCCGGGCGAACCCGATGGAGTGGCGCCGCCGTGGGCTGACCCCGCCCGACGCGCTCCAGGCCATGGTCGAGGAGCGGCTCGCGCAGCCAGGTCACGCCCAGCCGGTGGGCGACCCGTCGTACCAGGACTTCTTCCGCGCCTGATCGCGGAACGCCACCACCACGACGGACGGGAGGCGCGGTGCCAGCTGGCACCGCGCCTCCCGTCCGTTCCGTGGTGCGGTCTACTTGCCGATCTTGTCGTCGGCTGCGTGCTCCGCCTTGTCGATCTGGTCGCCGTGGCCACCGCCGGTGGCCTTGTCGGCCGCGTCCGCGGCCTTGCCGAGACCGGCGTCGGTCGCCTGCTCGCCCTTGTCGCTGTCCGCGAAGTCCTTGGCCTTGTCACCGAGGTCACTCATGTCGTGCTCCCTTGCTCGTCGGATCTGACCCGTCCGACGCTGCGCCGGTCGGCCCGGACGGGCTCCCAGGTGGGGTGACCGGGTCTCAGGCGACGATCTGCACGACCGTGCCGAGCGGGAGTGCGTCGACGGCATCGACCGCGTCGCCGTCGAGTCGGACGCAGCCGTGCGACACCGCACCACGCGCCACGGGTTGGTAGTGCAATCCGATCAGTCCGCCGTCCGTGCCGCCGTAGGGCTCGTCTGCGGCAGCGGAGTGCAGCGTGGTCAGCTGGATCGGGTGCACGGTCTGGTCCTGGGCGGGGTCGAGGTACCGGGCCTGGATGTACCCGATGACGCCGGTCGGGGTCGGGGTGCCCCCGGCGCCGACCCCCGCGGGGAAGTCGTGCAGGGTCGTGCCGTCCGCGTCGACGATCGACACCGTCTGCTTGCCCACCGAGATCACGACGTGGTCGGGGAGCGATCGGCTCCGGTGCAGGAGGTCCCGTCGGATCCAGGCCGCGCTCTGTGCGGCAGCGGCACCGTTCGTCGCGGACGGTAGCGCCTGCCGCGCAGGGGTCAGGACCATGGCCCAGTCGCCGGACACCTGCACGGGGACGACGACGGTCGCCTGGCCCAGGAAGTTCTTCGCGGCGAGCCGCGCGACGGGCTGGGCGCGGTCCTCGCCGTAGAGCGGCGCGTCGGACGAGATCGTGTACGCCTCGTCGGCCACCTCGGGGATCGTGGACTCGTAGTAGGGGATCAGGCCGCCGATGACGGCGTCGTACTTCGCCTCCGGCAGGATCGTGACCTGCGCTGCGGTCGGTGCGGCGTAGGGCGTGCTCGTGGCGGTGGCGCTGGACGTCGCCGACGGCTTCGTCTCCGCCGTGGTGCCGTGCCCGGTGCAGCCGGCGAGGCCGAAGGTCAGGAGCAGTGCGGCGCCGAGCGCCGGGATCGTGAGGCGGACGGTTCGGGTGTGGGTCATGCGGTGTTCCTCCGGTGGGCCGCGGACGGGGTGCGACCGCTGGTCGCGCCCCGTCCGCGGACCGCTGTGTGGTGACTAGCCGGCGACGACCGGGAGGGTCCCGGTGGGTCGCGCCGGCGTCGTGCCGGTGCCCGTGCTGGCACCCGGTGTGGTGCCGGTGCCCGGAGCAGTGCTCGTCCCGACCGCCGGCAGGGTGATCGAGAAGTCGATGGTGTCGACGACGGTCGCATCGCTGTCGACCTCGCCCACCGTGAGCTCCTGCTCCGTCGCCGCCGAGTCGGAGAACGTGCCCGTGGTCGTCCACGTCCCGTCCGCCTGCACGAGGGTCGGCGGAGCGACGACGTCGCCGTCGGCGTCGACGACCGCGATCGCGTCGCCGGGGGTGCCCTTGCCCGAGAAGGTCACCGTCCGGGAAGCGACGGTGGAACCGTCCTTCGGCGTGACCAGGGTCAGGGGCGTCGTGACGGGGGTGGAGGCTGCCGGCAGGGTGATGGTGAAGTCGACCGTGCCCTGACCCTGCGCGCCACCGACCTGGTTCACGGACAGCTTCTGGACGACGGCAGCCGAGTTGCTGAACGTGCCCGTGGTCGTCCAGGTGCCGTCTGCTCCGACGAGGACCTGCGGGGCGACCCGGTCGCCGTCGGCGTCCAGGGTGTTCACCAGGTCGCCGGGGGTACCGGTGCCGGTGAACGTGACGGTGCGCGACCCGACGGTCGAGCCGTCCTTCGGGCTGGTCAGCGAGAACTGGTCGGCCGGCGCCACCGCGGGGAGCGTGATGTCCACCGTCGTGTCGCCGGCGCCGCTGCCCCCACGGACGTCGGTCACGCGGACGGCCTGCTGCCGCGCCGCCGTCGACGGGAAGGTGACCGTGGCGGACCACGTCTGATCGGCCCCGACGACGACGACGCCGGTGAGGCGCTGGTCGTTCGTGCCGAGGAGGTTGACGGTGTCGCCCTGCTGACCGGTGCCGGTGAAGGTGACGGTGCGCGAGTCGACGGCCGAGCCGTCCTTCGGGCTGGTCACGGAGAACGTGGCCTGGGTGGCCTCGGCGGCCGCCGTGAAGCTGGCCTGGTCCTGGACCTGGAACCCGCTGTTCTCCTCGAGGACCGTGTAGGTCTTCGCGTCGGTGCCGGCGCTCGCGGGGATCTCGTAGGTGAGCTTCCACGTGCCGTCGCTGCCCACGGCGCTGCGCTGGACGGTGCCGTTCGCCGGGTCCACCTGCACGGTGAGGCCGGGGGTGCCGGTGCCGGTGACCGTCAGGGTGCGGCCCGACACCGTGTGCGAGCTCACCGCGAAGGCGGTCTGCTGCGCGGGGACCTCGACGGTCAGGCTGCCGTCGGCGTTCAGGCCGTTCTGCTGGTCGAGCTCGTACGTGTGCGCTGCCTTGTCCGGCAGCGTGTACGTGATCGTCCAGCTGCCGTCCGCGGCGATCTCGTGCCGTTCGGCCGGGAAGCCCTTCTGCAGGATGACGTTCTCGCCCGGGGTGCCCTTGCCCGTCAGGGTCAGCACACCGTTCGACACCGACTGACCCGTGAGCCGCAGGTCGGCCGGGTCGGCGTTCGCGGGGGTGGCGACCAGCGTGAGGCCGCCGATCAGGATCGCGGCGCACGCGGGGACCGCGAGCGCCTTCTTGCTCCAGAGAGCCTTGTTCATCGTTGAACCCATCTCCGTGCGGCATGACGGCACGGATCAGATGACGTCCGTCGTGCGGGCACCACGAACGTCGCCGACCACGGATCTCGTGATCGCAGGACTGGGCAGGGAACCCAGGGAACGCGGCCGGGAAGTCGCGCTCCCGCACCGTACGTCCGCCCGAGGATCGTTCGACAGTGGAACGGATCAGATGTCCCCCGGCATCGGCGGATCCGCAGCCTGCGACCGCTCCAGGATTGAGTACCCACAGGTTTCGAGCGTCGACCGGTTCTCCACAGGCGGGTGGCGTGCAGATGGACAGTCGATAGACTCGGGTGGACCATCGGCCTATGCCCGCCGGTGCGGTCCTCCGCCAACGTGAGGAGAACCTCCATGCCCGCAGCAGTCATCATCGGTGCCCAGTGGGGTGACGAGGGCAAGGGGAAGGCAACCGACCTCCTCGGGTCCCGCATCGACTACGTCGTCAAGTTCAACGGCGGCAACAACGCCGGCCACACCGTCGTCGTCGGCGGCGAGAAGTACGCGCTGCACCTGCTGCCGTCCGGCATCCTGACGCCCGGCGTCACCCCGATCATCGGCAACGGTGTCGTCGTCGACCTCGAGGTCCTGTTCCAGGAGCTCGACGCGCTCCGCGCCCGCGGGGTGGACGTCTCGAAGCTCCTGGTGTCCGCGAACGCGCACGTCATCACGCACTACCACCGCACCGTCGACAAGGTGACCGAGCGGTTCCTCGGCAAGCGCCAGATCGGCACGACCGGTCGCGGCATCGGCCCGACCTACGCCGACAAGATCAACCGCGTCGGCATCCGCATCCAGGACATCTTCGACGAGAACATCCTGCGGCAGAAGGTCGAGGCGGCCCTCGACCAGAAGAACCACCTGCTGGTCAAGGTCTTCAACCGTCGCGCGATCGACGCGGACGAGGTCGTGGAGTCGCTGCTGTCCTTCGCCGAGCGCCTGCGCCCGATGGTCGCCGACACCGCGCTCGAGATCCACCGCGCGCTCGAGCGGGGCGACACCGTGCTGTTCGAGGCCGGCCAGGCCACCATGCTCGACGTCGACCACGGCACCTACCCGTTCGTGACCTCGTCGTCGGCGACCGCCGGCGGCGCCGCGACCGGTTCGGGCATCGGCCCGGGCAAGCTCGAGCGCATCATCGGCATCGTCAAGGCGTACACGACCCGCGTCGGCGCCGGCCCGTTCCCGACCGAGCTGTTCGACGAGTCGGGGGAGTTCCTCCGCGCCAACGGCTTCGAGTTCGGCACCACGACCGGCCGTCCGCGTCGCTGCGGCTGGTACGACGCCCCGATCGCCCGGTACACGGCGCGCATCAACGGCGTGACCGACTTCGTGCTGACGAAGCTCGACGTGCTGACGGGGCTCGAGACCATCCCGGTCTGCGTGGCGTACGAGGTCGACGGTGAGCGCGTGGACGAGGTCCCCGTGAACCAGTCGGACTTCCACCACGCGAAGCCGATCTACGAGGAGTTCCCCGGCTGGACCGAGGACATCACCGGTGCCCGGTCGTTCGAGGACCTGCCGAAGACCGCGCAGGACTACGTGCTCGCGGTCGAGGCGATGTCCGGAGCGCGGATCTCGGCGATCGGCGTCGGCCCCGGCCGTGACGCGATCGTGGTCCGCCACGACCTGCTCGGGACCGGCGAGGCTGCCGCGTGACGATGCGGATCCTGTTCGTCTGCAGCGGCAACATCTGCCGCTCGCCCCTCGGCGCCCAGGTGCTCGAGGCCCGGCTCGGCCCGGACGCCCCGGCGTTCACGGTCGAGTCGGCCGGCACCATCGCCGACGACGGCGCCCTGATGGACGAGACGGCTGCCGCGCAGTCGTCGCGTCTGGGTGGGGCGCCCTCCACGCACCGCTCGCGCTACCTGACGGAGCAGATCGCGGCGTCGGCCGACCTCGTGCTCACCGCCGAGCGCTCGCACCGCGCAGCCGTCGTGTCGCTCGCACCGCGGGCAGCGAAGCGGGCGTTCACCATCAAGCAGTTCGCCCGGGTGCTCGACGGGCTGGAGCCCGGAGACCTGGCCGGCATCGAGACCGCGCAGGACCTGGTCGACCGGGTCGCTCGACTGCGGGGGACCGTGCCGCCGCCCGCCGACCCGGCGGACGACGACGTGGACGACCCCTACCGTCGGTCCGAGGACACCCACGTGCGGGTCGCCGACGAGATCGACGCGGCGCTCACTCCCATCGCGGACGCCCTGCGCGCGCTGCGCTGACGCCCCTCCGCCCCGGGAACGACGAAGCCCCCGCCTCGGTGGCGGGGGCTTCGTCGTGTCTGCTCACGCCTCCGGCAGGCGGTACGTCCCGACCGTGATCGTGTGCGCGCCCTGGCCGGCCAGCTGCCGCACGACCGAGTCGGTGCGCGCCCGGTTCGGCACGGCGTGCTTGCGTGCCAGGTCGGTGACGAGTCCGCGGAGCTCGTTGTCGTTCGTCACGACGGCGGTCGTCGCGGAACGACCCGTCGGCGTCGTGCTCGTGCTGCGGTCCTCGGGGTTGACGTACGCCGCGGCGTCGCCGGAGTAGAACACGCACGAGTCGACCCACTGCGGTCCGTTGCCGTCCTCGTCGGCCAGGAACCGCTGCAGCCGGCGGGCCTGCTGCCGGACCTGCCGGGTCGGGGCGTTCCCGCCGGACTGCACCCGGACCTGCCACCAGTGCTCGACGTCGTCCGCGTGGTCGAGGACGCGACGGCTGCGGACCTGGATCGCGAACGACCCGGTCAGGGAGGACTCGTCGAGCAGGTTGCGGAACGCGTGGTGCACGGCGCTCGGCTTGCGGCCGTCGAACACGATGCCGTTCCACCGCTTGTTCTCGATGACCAGCACGTGGCCGGACTCGAACACGAGCACGTGGTCGAGCTGGGCGGCGTAGCTGCGATCTCTGTCCCGCTCGCCCTGGGCCACCGGCACGAACACCACGTTGGTCAGCAGGGCGCCGTTGATCCCGGCGGCCTTGCAGACCTCGAGGATCGTGCGCTGCGATGCCTCTTCCCAGCGCATGCCGGTGCGGGCGAGGGCGCGACCGGCCTCCGCTTCGGCGAGGGCTTGCTGGCGGGACGTCTCGGCACCGGCGAGCTGCCGCGCGTGCTCCGCGTCGGCGGCTGCGGTCTGCTCGCGGTGTTCCCGCTCGAGGGTGCCGGTGCGGTGGTCCAGCCGGACCTCGGCGTCGGACAGGGCGGCACGGTTGGAGGACTGGGTCCGCCGCAGGACGATCACCAGGACGACCACGACGATCGCGAGCCCCCCGGCGACCACCCACGGCACGAGGTCGCTGGTCATGGGTTCACCTCACCACGGCTCGACGCGAGTCGGTCGCCGCACCCCGGCGCGTCCCGAGGTCCGGTGGGCGATGTGTCCGACGGCCCACGGGTGGCAGCGGACGCCGGCACGATCCGCCGTGGTCGGTACGGTGCCGTGGTGCACCAGGAAGAGCGCGGCAGCGCGCAGCAGATCACCGTCGGAGTCGCGGTCGGAGCCGGGGCGGCCGTCGCCGGTCTGCTCCCGTGGATCATCACCGGGATGCGGCTCCCACTGCAGAACCTGTGGGCGACGCCGACCACCGACCCGTCGGACATGCCGATCGCCCTGCTGCCGTTCAGCCAGTACGCGGTGACGACCATCGCGGCACTGCTGCTCGTCGGGGGAGTCGTCGCCGGCATCGCCGTCCGGGTACTGCGTGCTCGCGGGTCCGTCCGGCGCAGCGGATCGCTCGCGGCGCTCGCCGGGCTGGTCGGGGTGCAGGTCGTGGCCGTCGTCGAGACCGCCGTCGTCACGGGCGCCGGCATGCGGATGGACGGGACGCCGGGTACCGGTGCGGACGTCAGCGCCGCGCAGTTGTACGTCGTCGCGCTCACCGTCGGGTCGCTCGTGTGCGTCGGAGCGGCGGCGGTGCTCGCTGCGCTCGTCGCCCGAGCGGCTCCCGGCGGTGCGCTCGTCGCACTCGCCGTCGGTGCGGTGGCGCTCGGGTCGTGGGCGAACACGTTCGTCGTCCCGCCGGTGTCCTCGCCCGGCGACGCGGCGGGCGTCGTCCTCGCGGTGCTGCGGTGGCTGCCGGCCGTTGCGGTCGGTGCGGCGATCGCGTGGACCGGGCTCCGTACGGTCGGTCAGGGCATCGCCGCGCTGATCGCGCTCGGGCTCTTGTGGACGGGGACCGCGGCGATCACGGCGGTGTCGTACGCACTGGGGTCGCGCGTGTACCTGCCGTACCCGCTCGAGATGGTGTCGGCCGGCGCCACGGTCTTCGTGATGGCGATGGGACCGGCGGGAGCGACCCTGGTGCCGCTGCTGGTCGCCGCCGTCATCGGAGTCGCCGGTGCGGTCGTCGTGCGCTTGCGGGACGGACGGCGCCGGTCGGAGCCCTGAGCAGGATCGGTGCGGCCAGGTCGAACGGCGCTGGGCGGCTTCCGGACCGCGTCAGCGCGGCCAGGTCGCGACGACCGCCACCGCGTTGAACAGCACGTGCGCCACGATCGCGCCGCCGATGCGGTTCGTCATCGCGACCAGGGTGCCCGTGAGCAGCCCGAGCACGAAGGTCGTCAGGAACACCTGCACCCCACCGAGCGAGGTCGTCGCCGACCCGAGGAAGAGGTGCGACAGCGCGAACAGGAACGCCGTCACGAGCACGGCCAGCCAGCGCGTCCGGGGCGTGAGCTCGGCGGCGAGCAGGCGCTGGAACAGCCCGCGGAAGAAGAGCTCCTCGAGCACGGGGCTGACCAGCACGATGCCGACCGCCGACACGAGCAGCAGCCCGATGTCCGGGGTCCCGAGCGACGGCGCGGGCTGCAGGCCGCTCGTCCCGGTGAACGACAGCGCGAGCACGGCGTCGAACACCCGCGTCAGGATCACGACCCCGAGCGCGAACACGAGGTCGCCGAGCTCGATCCGGAAGCGACCGAACAGGTCACGGCCCGAGCGGCGCAGGACCCAGACGATGCCGAGCACGAGCGGCACCCACACCGCGAGGTTGCCGAGCAGCACCTGGAGCACCGGGCCGGGGACGGCGCCGCGCAGCGTCAGGCTGCTCACGATCCGGGCGAGCACGACCGCCACGACGAGGGCGACCAGCAGGGCGACGAGGTCGCGTTGCCGGGCGGTCGAGGGCTCGGTGGCGGCCACTTCCGGCTCGGATGTCATGGGGCGAGCGTAGAGGACGACCGACGCAGATCGGCAAGAACAGCCGAGTGAGGCTCAATGGTGTGGCACTATTTGTATGCCGTCTGCTGGGACAAGCCCACGGAACCTGTGTCGGGACCACAGGAACGGCCAGGATCGGGGAAGGCGGGCCGCGTGGAACTGCGCGACTACATCACAGTGCTGCGGAAGAGTTGGGCACTGATCCTCGTGCTCGCCCTGGTGGGCGTCGCGGCGGCGGCAGGGTTCTCCCTGCTGAAGAAGCCGGTGTACTCCGCCGAGGCGCAGGTGTTCGTGTCGACGGAGACGTCGGGCAGCGCCAGCGACCTGGCCCAGGGCAACACCTTCACGCAGCAGCGCGTGCTGACGTACTCGAACCTGGTGTCGACGCCGATCGTGCTCCTGCCGGTCATCTCGTCGCTCGGGCTCGACATGAACGCGGACGAGCTGTCGAAGATGGTGTCGGCGACGGCGCCGACGAGCACGACCCTCATCTCGATCACGGTCAACGGCACCGATCCGGTGCAGGCGACGAACATCGCGAACGCGACCTCGCAGAGCCTCACCAACGTGGTCGAGGACATCGAGGCCACCGACGAGAACGGCTCGAGCAGCGTCAAGCTGACCCGGGTGAAGCAGGCGCAGGTGCCGAGCTCGCCCGTCAGCCCGAACGTCCCCGTCAACATCGCCCTCGGCCTGCTCGTCGGTCTGGCGCTCGGCGTCGGCATCGCCGTGCTGCGCGAGACGCTCGACAACCGCGTCCGCGTCGAGACCGACGTCGAGAAGATCAGCGACAAGCCCGTCGTCGGCGGCATCGCCTACGACAACAAGGCGTCCGAGCGACCGCTCATCGTGCAGGTCGATCCGCGCAGCCCGCGCGCCGAGTCCTTCCGCACGCTCCGCACGAACCTGCAGTTCCTCGACCTCGGTACCGGCTCGCGCACGTTCGTCATGACGTCGTCGATGCAGTCCGAGGGCAAGAGCACCACCGTCGCGAACCTGGCGATCGCGCTGGACAGCGCCGGCTTCAAGGTCATCCTGATCGACGCCGACCTCCGTCGCCCCCGCGTCGGCGAGTACATGGAGGTGGACGGCTCCGCCGGTCTGACCGACGTGCTCATCGGTCGCGCGAGCCTGGAGGACGTCGCGCAGCCCTGGGGCCGCGGCAACATGGTCGTGCTGCCCGCCGGCCAGATCCCGCCCAACCCGTCGGAGCTCCTCGGCTCGAAGGCCATGCAGGACCTGATCGAGACGCTCGAGCAGCAGTTCGACTACGTGCTCTTCGACGCGCCGCCGCTGTTGCCCGTCACCGACGCCGCGATCCTGTCGAAGAAGGCGTCCGGCGCCATCCTCGCGGTCGCGTCCGGCAAGACCCACAAGGGCCAGCTCGCCGCCGCCGTCGCGTCGCTCGAGAACGTCGGCGCACCGATCGCCGGCTTCGTCATCACGATGATGCCGGTCAAGGGTCCGGGCGCGTACGGCTACGGCCGCTACGGGTACGGCTACGGGTACGGCCTCGACGAAGAGGAACCGCCCCAGAAGTCCACCAAGTCGCCGGGGAAGACCCGCGGCAAGCTCGGCGTGGTCCGCCGCGCGGACCGCTGACGGCGGTCGGGGGATGAGCCAGCGCCGGGGGATCCGAAGCCTCGGGAGCGAGCTGCCGCGGACGACGCTGATCGGGATCGCACTCGTGGTCGTCGCGCTCGTCGTCGTCGACGTCGTCCTGGTGGCGCTGGCGCTCGCGCGCACCGCGCCGGAGGCGCGTGGCGACGCCGGTCCGGTGCCGACGTTCGGTTCGAGCGCGTCAGCGCCGGCGACGCCGGGACCGTCCGCCACCGCGTCCGCAGGACCGACGGCCGACGGGGTGTCGACCCGCCACATGCTGTCCGCGGTCGACGGCCTGGAGGCATGGCGAGCCTCCAGTACGACCTGTGACGTCTCCGAGACGGTGCTGGAGCACACCACCGACGGCGGGCAGGAGTGGTCACCCGTCGCCCTGGGCGACGACGTGCGGACCATCGGGTCGCTGCGTGCGACCGCCGAGGGCCTGTCCGTGCTCGTCGGCGTCGGCGACGAGTGCGCGACCGAGGTCCGCACGAGCACCGACGACGGAGCCACCTGGGTGCTCGGGACCGCCGGTGCCGCCGGCGCAGGGGTGACCGACCAGGGGCTGGTGCTCGGTGACGCGGTCGTGCCCTCGCCCTGCGAGGAGCCGCTCGACGCCTTCCGCGGTGACAGCACGACGCTGGTCGCGTGCGCCGACGAGCTGCAGTGGCGCACCGGTACCGGTGCCTGGGTGACCGTGCCGATCGACGGCGTCCGTGCGCTCGCGGTGAACGGGACCGAGTACACGCTCGCCCGCGTCGGGACCGACTCGTGCAACGGCGTGCAGATCGAGACGATGCCGGCGTCGGGTGTGACGCCTGCGACGACCACCACACCGATCGGGTGCAACCCGGTCGCGACGGAGGGCGCGATCGCGCTCGACCGCTCCGGGCAGGACGTCTGGATGTGGGCGGGCGACAGCGTCGCGGTGTCGAACGACGGCGGGGCGACGTGGTGACGCGGTGGTGGCAGTGACGGCCGAGGCCGTTCACCGGCCCGTCTCGACGGGGAGCACCCGCGAGTGGAGCCGCACGTACTCGCGTCGCGTGCTCGTCACCGACCTGCTGGCGCTGATCTGGGTCGTCTTCGGCGTGCAGATCGCCTGGCTCGGGTTCGACTCGAACCTGATGACGAACACGGCGGACCTGCGCCTGAGCTACTTCGGCATCTCCGTCGTCGTCATCGCCGTCTGGATGATCGGCCTGGCGCTCTACGACACCCGTGGTGACCGCGTCATCGGCGTCGGGAGCACCGAGTACCGGCTGGTCGCGGACTCGAGCGTCCGGGTGTTCGGGCTGATCGCGATCGCCGCCTACCTGCTGCGCGTCGACCTGGCCCGCGGCTACGTGCTCATCGCGTTCCCCGTCGGCATCCTCGTGCTGCTGCTCTCGCGCTGGATGTGGCGCCAGTGGCTCGTCGCCGAGCGCAAGCACGGCGGGTACTCCGCGCGGGTCCTGCTCGTCGGTTCGACGGCGAGCGTGCTGCACATCGCACGGGAGCTCGCCCGAACGCCCGAAGCCGGCTACCGCGTGGTCGGCGCGGCCGTGTCCGACGGCACGCGGGGTCTGCTGCCAGGCTCCACCGTCGAGAGCCACGGCGGCATCGACGAGGTCACGGCAGCCCTGGCGGCGACCGGAGCGGACACCGTCGTCATCACGAGCTCAGACGACCTGCCCCCGGAGCGGGTCCGCCAGCTGAGCTGGTCGCTCGAGCCCGGACGGCAGCACCTGGTCGTCGCGCCGAGCCTGACCGACATCGGTGGCCCGCGGATCCACACCCGCCCGGTCCAGGGCCTCCCGCTCATCCACGTCGAGACCCCGACCTACTCGGGCCGGAAGCTCTACACCAAGCGGGCGTTCGACCTGATCGGATCGGCGGCGCTCATCATCGTGCTCTCCCCGGTCCTGCTCGTGCTCGCGCTGCTCGTCAAGGTGACCTCCGCCGGGCCGGTGTTCTTCCTGCAGGAGCGCGTCGGCCTGAACGGTTCGACGTTCCACATGATCAAGTTTCGGTCGATGGTCGTCGACGCGGAGCAGCGCCTGCAGGAGCTGAGCGCGCTCGACCGCGCCGAGGGCAACACGGTCCTGTTCAAGATGAAGAACGATCCGCGCGTCACGCGCGTCGGTGCCTTCATGCGGCGCTACAGCCTCGACGAGGTTCCGCAGTTGTTCAACGTCCTGGTCGGGAGCATGTCGTTGGTCGGACCGCGGCCCCCTCTCGCCCGAGAGGTCGAGCGGTACGACGTGCACGTACACCGACGCTTCTTGGTGAAGCCAGGGATGACCGGCCTGTGGCAGGTCAGCGGACGATCTGACCTGTCATGGGAGGACTCGGTGCGTCTCGATCTGTACTACGTGGAGAACTGGGCCATCGTGGGGGACCTCGTGATCCTCTGGAAGACCCTACGCGCGGTCGTGGGTAGCGACGGAGCGTACTGATGGGTCACTCCGCGGATCAGTCCCGCGGTCACAGGGGCCTCGCGGGGGTTTTGAGCAGTGCCGGCGCTGGGATGGCCGGACTGCTCGCGGGGATCCTTCTGCTACCGATCATCATCGCGACGGTCTCAGCTGAGCACTACGGCGTCTGGCTGGTCGTCTCCGCGGTGGCGCAGT
The sequence above is drawn from the Curtobacterium sp. MR_MD2014 genome and encodes:
- a CDS encoding adenylosuccinate synthase; amino-acid sequence: MPAAVIIGAQWGDEGKGKATDLLGSRIDYVVKFNGGNNAGHTVVVGGEKYALHLLPSGILTPGVTPIIGNGVVVDLEVLFQELDALRARGVDVSKLLVSANAHVITHYHRTVDKVTERFLGKRQIGTTGRGIGPTYADKINRVGIRIQDIFDENILRQKVEAALDQKNHLLVKVFNRRAIDADEVVESLLSFAERLRPMVADTALEIHRALERGDTVLFEAGQATMLDVDHGTYPFVTSSSATAGGAATGSGIGPGKLERIIGIVKAYTTRVGAGPFPTELFDESGEFLRANGFEFGTTTGRPRRCGWYDAPIARYTARINGVTDFVLTKLDVLTGLETIPVCVAYEVDGERVDEVPVNQSDFHHAKPIYEEFPGWTEDITGARSFEDLPKTAQDYVLAVEAMSGARISAIGVGPGRDAIVVRHDLLGTGEAAA
- a CDS encoding L,D-transpeptidase; the encoded protein is MTHTRTVRLTIPALGAALLLTFGLAGCTGHGTTAETKPSATSSATATSTPYAAPTAAQVTILPEAKYDAVIGGLIPYYESTIPEVADEAYTISSDAPLYGEDRAQPVARLAAKNFLGQATVVVPVQVSGDWAMVLTPARQALPSATNGAAAAQSAAWIRRDLLHRSRSLPDHVVISVGKQTVSIVDADGTTLHDFPAGVGAGGTPTPTGVIGYIQARYLDPAQDQTVHPIQLTTLHSAAADEPYGGTDGGLIGLHYQPVARGAVSHGCVRLDGDAVDAVDALPLGTVVQIVA
- a CDS encoding Rv0909 family putative TA system antitoxin; the protein is MSDLGDKAKDFADSDKGEQATDAGLGKAADAADKATGGGHGDQIDKAEHAADDKIGK
- a CDS encoding nuclease-related domain-containing protein, with protein sequence MTSDLVPWVVAGGLAIVVVVLVIVLRRTQSSNRAALSDAEVRLDHRTGTLEREHREQTAAADAEHARQLAGAETSRQQALAEAEAGRALARTGMRWEEASQRTILEVCKAAGINGALLTNVVFVPVAQGERDRDRSYAAQLDHVLVFESGHVLVIENKRWNGIVFDGRKPSAVHHAFRNLLDESSLTGSFAIQVRSRRVLDHADDVEHWWQVRVQSGGNAPTRQVRQQARRLQRFLADEDGNGPQWVDSCVFYSGDAAAYVNPEDRSTSTTPTGRSATTAVVTNDNELRGLVTDLARKHAVPNRARTDSVVRQLAGQGAHTITVGTYRLPEA
- a CDS encoding polysaccharide biosynthesis tyrosine autokinase, with the protein product MELRDYITVLRKSWALILVLALVGVAAAAGFSLLKKPVYSAEAQVFVSTETSGSASDLAQGNTFTQQRVLTYSNLVSTPIVLLPVISSLGLDMNADELSKMVSATAPTSTTLISITVNGTDPVQATNIANATSQSLTNVVEDIEATDENGSSSVKLTRVKQAQVPSSPVSPNVPVNIALGLLVGLALGVGIAVLRETLDNRVRVETDVEKISDKPVVGGIAYDNKASERPLIVQVDPRSPRAESFRTLRTNLQFLDLGTGSRTFVMTSSMQSEGKSTTVANLAIALDSAGFKVILIDADLRRPRVGEYMEVDGSAGLTDVLIGRASLEDVAQPWGRGNMVVLPAGQIPPNPSELLGSKAMQDLIETLEQQFDYVLFDAPPLLPVTDAAILSKKASGAILAVASGKTHKGQLAAAVASLENVGAPIAGFVITMMPVKGPGAYGYGRYGYGYGYGLDEEEPPQKSTKSPGKTRGKLGVVRRADR
- a CDS encoding arsenate reductase/protein-tyrosine-phosphatase family protein, yielding MRILFVCSGNICRSPLGAQVLEARLGPDAPAFTVESAGTIADDGALMDETAAAQSSRLGGAPSTHRSRYLTEQIAASADLVLTAERSHRAAVVSLAPRAAKRAFTIKQFARVLDGLEPGDLAGIETAQDLVDRVARLRGTVPPPADPADDDVDDPYRRSEDTHVRVADEIDAALTPIADALRALR
- a CDS encoding CPBP family intramembrane glutamic endopeptidase; the protein is MTSEPEVAATEPSTARQRDLVALLVALVVAVVLARIVSSLTLRGAVPGPVLQVLLGNLAVWVPLVLGIVWVLRRSGRDLFGRFRIELGDLVFALGVVILTRVFDAVLALSFTGTSGLQPAPSLGTPDIGLLLVSAVGIVLVSPVLEELFFRGLFQRLLAAELTPRTRWLAVLVTAFLFALSHLFLGSATTSLGGVQVFLTTFVLGLLTGTLVAMTNRIGGAIVAHVLFNAVAVVATWPR
- a CDS encoding sugar transferase gives rise to the protein MVAVTAEAVHRPVSTGSTREWSRTYSRRVLVTDLLALIWVVFGVQIAWLGFDSNLMTNTADLRLSYFGISVVVIAVWMIGLALYDTRGDRVIGVGSTEYRLVADSSVRVFGLIAIAAYLLRVDLARGYVLIAFPVGILVLLLSRWMWRQWLVAERKHGGYSARVLLVGSTASVLHIARELARTPEAGYRVVGAAVSDGTRGLLPGSTVESHGGIDEVTAALAATGADTVVITSSDDLPPERVRQLSWSLEPGRQHLVVAPSLTDIGGPRIHTRPVQGLPLIHVETPTYSGRKLYTKRAFDLIGSAALIIVLSPVLLVLALLVKVTSAGPVFFLQERVGLNGSTFHMIKFRSMVVDAEQRLQELSALDRAEGNTVLFKMKNDPRVTRVGAFMRRYSLDEVPQLFNVLVGSMSLVGPRPPLAREVERYDVHVHRRFLVKPGMTGLWQVSGRSDLSWEDSVRLDLYYVENWAIVGDLVILWKTLRAVVGSDGAY